The proteins below are encoded in one region of Dama dama isolate Ldn47 chromosome 21, ASM3311817v1, whole genome shotgun sequence:
- the LY6K gene encoding lymphocyte antigen 6K produces MITLLAFLLVLGLPRVESNVTVPSNATTLASQGSTLRCHVCERENNLECQAPENCDTGSTYCISAAVRIFPRYFLNSKQCAVNCGLYETLSRMARSFVLIKPTPFLFLACCTSNLCNVQKPVIKENTEDAYLNPGTGQGRGRGRGRSAGLMPFLTLASALLGLRLP; encoded by the exons ATGATAACcctccttgcttttcttctgGTCTTGGGCCTGCCACGGGTGGAGAGCAATGTCACCGTGCCGAGCAACGCCACCACGCTGGCAAGTCAAG GGTCTACCCTGAGGTGTCACGTTTGTGAGCGGGAGAACAATCTCGAATGCCAAGCTCCAGAGAACTGTGACACGGGCTCTACCTACTGTATTTCTGCTGCCGTGA GAATATTTCCACGGTACTTCCTTAATTCTAAGCAGTGTGCAGTGAACTGTGGGTTGTATGAGACACTTTCACGGATGGCCAGGTCATTTGTGCTCATAAAGCCCACACCCTTTCTGTTCCTGGCGTGCTGTACATCCAACCTGTGCAACGTCCAGAAACCGGTCatcaaagaaaacacagaagatgcTTACTTGAATCCCGGcacggggcagggcaggggcaggggcaggggcagaagCGCCGGGCTGATGCCTTTCCTGACACTGGCCTCTGCGCTCCTGGGCCTCAGGCTGCCGTGA